A genomic region of Anaerolineales bacterium contains the following coding sequences:
- a CDS encoding type II toxin-antitoxin system HicB family antitoxin gives MERRYLIVIEKTEHGFSAYAPDIDGCVAVGETREEAIKNIQGKPSSFISMEYEKTAYLCLKAMRRIHSLS, from the coding sequence ATGGAGCGACGCTACTTAATTGTCATTGAGAAAACGGAACATGGCTTCTCTGCCTACGCACCCGATATAGACGGCTGTGTAGCGGTGGGCGAAACGCGTGAAGAGGCCATCAAGAACATTCAGGGGAAGCCATCCAGTTTCATTTCGATGGAATACGAGAAGACGGCTTACCTCTGCTTGAAGGCTATGCGACGAATACACAGCCTTAGTTGA
- a CDS encoding YbaK/EbsC family protein translates to MRTPTNPTAIAFQDTLRQHDLPGDVVEFEIPTRTAADAAAAIGCQLGQIVKSLIFRNAEGEGVIILTSGSNRVDEALVAEATGETLGKADADFVRTLTGFAIGGVPPFGHQQPAHTYIDEDLLQYAEVWAAAGTPHAVFPLPPDALLRISGGKVIRVHG, encoded by the coding sequence ATGCGCACCCCCACCAACCCAACCGCCATCGCTTTTCAAGACACCCTTCGCCAGCACGATTTGCCGGGCGACGTAGTGGAGTTCGAGATCCCCACGCGCACCGCAGCCGATGCGGCGGCCGCCATCGGCTGCCAGTTGGGCCAGATCGTAAAATCGCTGATCTTCCGCAATGCGGAAGGTGAGGGCGTGATCATCCTGACCAGCGGCAGCAACCGGGTGGACGAGGCCCTGGTGGCCGAGGCCACCGGTGAGACGCTGGGCAAGGCCGATGCCGATTTTGTGCGCACGCTGACCGGCTTCGCCATCGGCGGGGTGCCGCCTTTTGGTCACCAGCAGCCGGCCCACACCTACATTGACGAGGATTTGCTGCAGTACGCCGAAGTATGGGCGGCGGCTGGCACGCCGCACGCGGTGTTCCCGCTGCCGCCGGATGCGTTGTTACGCATCAGTGGCGGCAAGGTGATTCGGGTGCACGGGTAA
- a CDS encoding zinc-ribbon domain-containing protein — MVLIWGSKGKAKEIGAGIFYCPNCNSSQNYKHYELGKYFTLYFIPLFQTSKITEYIDCQRCKTSFKTEVLNYNLGAQQRIREMLGGIKRELDNGVSANILYQFLLTKGLSQGEAENLISMAAGGSFSTCDNCKQVYSAHMNFCSNCGSALSASI; from the coding sequence ATGGTTCTAATTTGGGGGTCTAAAGGTAAGGCAAAAGAAATTGGCGCTGGAATCTTTTATTGCCCAAACTGCAATTCGTCGCAAAACTATAAGCACTATGAGTTAGGCAAATACTTTACTCTCTATTTCATTCCCTTGTTTCAGACCAGTAAGATTACTGAATACATTGATTGTCAGAGATGCAAAACTAGCTTCAAGACTGAAGTGTTGAACTATAATCTAGGCGCGCAGCAACGTATTCGTGAGATGCTTGGGGGAATTAAGCGAGAGCTTGATAATGGTGTCTCGGCAAATATACTTTATCAGTTCCTACTTACAAAGGGTCTGTCGCAAGGGGAAGCAGAGAATCTAATTAGCATGGCTGCGGGAGGCTCCTTTTCCACTTGCGATAATTGTAAGCAGGTTTATTCAGCACATATGAATTTTTGTTCAAATTGTGGAAGCGCTCTTTCGGCTTCAATTTAA
- the ahcY gene encoding adenosylhomocysteinase has translation MENFDIKDINQAEGGRRRIQWAEREMPVLRTIHERFAKDRPLKGLRLAACLHVTAETANLMRTLQAGGAEVMLVASNPLSTQDDVAASLVSHDEIPVYAIKGEDNATYYKHLNVALDFKPHMTMDDGADLVSELHKNRRELLETVIGGTEETTTGVIRLKAMAADGKLEFPVIAVNDAMTKHFFDNRYGTGQSTVDGIVRATNILLAGKTFVVAGYGWCGRGLADRARGMGANVIVTEVNPMAALEAVMNGFRVMPMIDAAKVGDIFVTVTGDINVLDEHHFAAMKDGAIVANSGHFNVEINIPSLDAMSTEKRLVRPFVEAYYTKDGRTIHILGDGRLINLASAEGHPASVMDMSFANQALGAEYMAKNADKLQNQVYSIPEDIDREIARIKLEAMGVKLDKLTPQQEKYLNSWEEGTI, from the coding sequence ATGGAAAACTTCGACATCAAAGACATTAACCAAGCGGAAGGCGGCCGCCGCCGTATCCAATGGGCCGAGCGTGAAATGCCCGTGCTGCGCACCATCCACGAGCGCTTCGCCAAAGACCGCCCCCTAAAGGGCCTGCGCCTCGCCGCTTGCCTGCACGTAACCGCCGAGACCGCCAACCTCATGCGCACCCTGCAAGCCGGCGGCGCCGAGGTGATGCTGGTGGCTTCCAACCCGCTCTCCACCCAGGATGATGTCGCCGCCTCCCTCGTCTCCCATGACGAGATTCCCGTCTACGCCATCAAGGGTGAAGACAACGCCACCTACTACAAGCACCTCAACGTCGCCCTGGATTTCAAACCCCACATGACCATGGACGATGGCGCCGACCTCGTCAGCGAGCTGCACAAGAACCGCCGTGAGCTGCTCGAGACCGTCATCGGTGGCACCGAGGAAACCACCACCGGCGTCATCCGCCTCAAGGCCATGGCCGCCGATGGCAAGCTGGAATTCCCCGTCATCGCCGTCAATGACGCCATGACCAAGCACTTCTTCGATAACCGCTATGGCACCGGCCAATCCACTGTGGATGGCATCGTGCGCGCCACCAACATCTTGCTGGCCGGCAAGACCTTTGTGGTCGCCGGCTACGGCTGGTGTGGCCGCGGCCTGGCTGACCGTGCGCGCGGCATGGGTGCCAACGTCATCGTCACCGAGGTCAACCCCATGGCCGCTCTCGAAGCCGTGATGAACGGCTTCCGCGTCATGCCCATGATCGACGCCGCCAAAGTCGGTGACATCTTCGTCACCGTCACGGGTGACATCAACGTGCTCGACGAGCATCACTTCGCCGCCATGAAAGACGGCGCCATCGTCGCCAACTCCGGCCACTTCAATGTCGAGATCAACATCCCCTCGCTGGACGCCATGTCCACCGAGAAGCGCCTGGTGCGCCCCTTCGTGGAAGCCTACTACACCAAGGATGGCCGCACCATCCACATCCTGGGCGATGGCCGCCTCATCAACCTCGCCTCCGCCGAGGGTCACCCGGCCAGCGTAATGGACATGTCCTTCGCCAACCAGGCCCTGGGCGCCGAGTACATGGCCAAGAACGCCGACAAGCTCCAGAACCAGGTCTACTCCATTCCTGAGGATATCGACCGCGAGATTGCCCGCATCAAGCTCGAAGCCATGGGCGTCAAGCTGGATAAGCTCACGCCCCAGCAAGAGAAGTATCTCAACTCGTGGGAAGAAGGCACCATCTAA
- the rpsD gene encoding 30S ribosomal protein S4, with protein sequence MKESKVKRSRALGIPLTPKAIKVMERRPNPPGQHGSQNQWRRSSDYKQQLLQKQRLRYQYNIREKQMLGYMQKALKGSGLTSEHLIALLESRLDALVLRAGFARTIYAARQFVAHRHVTVNGERINIPSYSVQPGDVIAIHEKSRKIAAFTEALESVGNVPPYLEVDKKNMSAKYVRLPELQEVPIICELNQVVEYYSR encoded by the coding sequence ATGAAGGAATCGAAGGTAAAACGCTCTCGGGCGCTCGGCATTCCCCTGACCCCGAAGGCTATTAAAGTCATGGAGCGCCGGCCGAACCCGCCCGGCCAGCACGGCAGCCAGAACCAGTGGCGCCGCAGCTCTGACTATAAGCAGCAGTTGCTGCAGAAGCAACGCCTGCGCTACCAGTACAACATCCGCGAGAAGCAGATGCTGGGCTACATGCAGAAGGCGCTCAAGGGTTCTGGCCTGACGTCTGAGCATTTGATCGCGCTGCTCGAATCGCGCTTGGATGCGTTGGTGCTGCGCGCCGGCTTCGCCCGCACGATCTATGCGGCGCGCCAGTTCGTCGCCCACCGTCACGTTACCGTCAACGGGGAGCGCATCAACATCCCTTCCTACTCCGTGCAGCCTGGCGATGTGATCGCCATTCACGAGAAGAGCCGCAAGATCGCGGCCTTCACCGAGGCGCTGGAGAGCGTGGGCAACGTGCCCCCGTATTTGGAAGTGGACAAGAAGAACATGTCTGCCAAGTATGTGCGCCTGCCCGAACTGCAGGAAGTGCCGATCATCTGTGAGCTCAACCAGGTGGTGGAGTACTACTCCCGCTAG
- a CDS encoding PD40 domain-containing protein yields the protein MLDEKRPRSLRRTLGYWIRLVIAGGLLLASLLALFAGPWLQSWYAVPQASPAASATQTLPATPAASPTPAATSPAEPAEPLLSDHSLDGHRVLSLSELGYAHLFSHQLSGAGLTRLTYGEWDDIEPALSPDGARLAFASNRGGNWDLYMVEMATGTTTALTQDAAYDGQPSWSSNDWLAYTHDLNGNLEVAIRPLDGSLEPVYVSLSAARDHSPSWRPGAQQLAFISDRDGGSHVWLLHLDQEGEARFVALAPGRGAQASPAWSPDGRLLAWAEQDQAGVWGIYISDLLSPPRYLGSGQAPSWSPAGDVVLASLALNGQEYLSAYRVDGSLALAPQALPGQLHGSSWAAGSWPQPLPEPLQAAAAAQPQAIWANTLAASTQRSQHQATPLLDVYAPNATLSSAAAAPFEALRARSAQLLGWDALSSLENALTPLTSTLAPGQSESWLYTGRAFELRSGLLNAGWLAAVREDQDGQTYWRIYLRSANPQGGLGKPLTQLPWDFAARYRGVENSYQAGGAPLQEIPAGYWVDFTALAAEYGFERLPSQSNWRSFFPALRFNQFVLRAGLSWNEAMQQLYSAEELSARP from the coding sequence ATGCTTGACGAAAAGCGCCCTCGCTCCCTGCGGCGCACGCTAGGCTACTGGATCCGGCTGGTTATCGCCGGCGGGCTGCTGCTGGCTTCCTTGCTGGCCCTTTTTGCCGGCCCTTGGTTGCAGTCCTGGTACGCCGTACCCCAAGCCAGCCCGGCGGCCAGCGCCACACAGACCCTGCCCGCCACGCCCGCAGCCAGCCCCACGCCGGCTGCCACCTCGCCCGCCGAGCCAGCCGAGCCACTGCTGAGCGATCACTCGCTGGATGGCCACCGCGTACTCAGCCTCAGCGAGCTTGGCTACGCACACCTATTCAGCCACCAACTGAGCGGCGCGGGCCTCACCCGCCTCACCTATGGCGAGTGGGACGATATTGAGCCGGCGCTCTCTCCGGATGGCGCGCGGCTGGCCTTTGCCTCCAACCGTGGCGGCAACTGGGACCTGTACATGGTGGAAATGGCGACTGGCACCACCACCGCGCTCACGCAGGATGCCGCCTACGACGGCCAACCCAGCTGGTCAAGCAACGACTGGCTGGCCTACACCCACGATCTCAACGGCAACCTGGAAGTTGCCATTCGCCCACTGGATGGTTCGCTGGAGCCGGTATACGTAAGCCTTTCGGCGGCGCGTGACCACTCGCCCAGTTGGCGGCCAGGCGCCCAACAACTCGCCTTTATCTCAGACCGTGATGGCGGTTCGCACGTATGGCTGCTGCACTTGGATCAGGAGGGTGAGGCGCGCTTTGTGGCCCTGGCCCCCGGGCGCGGCGCGCAAGCCAGCCCGGCCTGGAGCCCCGATGGGCGCTTGCTGGCCTGGGCCGAGCAGGATCAGGCTGGCGTCTGGGGCATCTATATCAGCGATCTGCTCAGCCCGCCGCGCTACCTGGGCAGCGGCCAGGCGCCCAGCTGGAGCCCGGCTGGCGATGTGGTGCTGGCCAGCCTGGCCCTCAACGGCCAAGAGTACCTCAGCGCCTACCGCGTAGATGGCAGCCTGGCGCTGGCGCCACAGGCCCTGCCCGGCCAGCTCCATGGCAGCAGTTGGGCCGCGGGCAGTTGGCCGCAGCCACTGCCCGAGCCCTTGCAAGCCGCCGCGGCCGCCCAACCCCAGGCCATCTGGGCCAATACCCTCGCCGCCAGCACGCAACGTAGCCAGCACCAAGCCACGCCCTTGCTGGATGTGTATGCCCCCAACGCCACACTGAGCAGCGCCGCGGCGGCCCCCTTCGAAGCCTTGCGGGCGCGCAGCGCCCAACTGCTCGGCTGGGATGCCCTCTCCAGCCTGGAAAATGCGCTCACGCCGCTGACCAGCACGCTGGCACCCGGCCAATCCGAAAGCTGGCTGTATACCGGCCGCGCCTTTGAATTGCGCAGCGGCTTGCTCAACGCGGGCTGGCTGGCGGCAGTGCGCGAAGACCAGGATGGCCAGACCTATTGGCGCATCTACCTGCGCAGTGCCAACCCGCAAGGCGGCCTGGGCAAACCGCTCACTCAACTGCCTTGGGATTTTGCCGCCCGTTATCGCGGCGTAGAAAACAGCTACCAAGCAGGCGGTGCCCCCCTGCAAGAGATTCCGGCTGGCTATTGGGTCGATTTCACTGCGCTGGCCGCTGAGTACGGGTTTGAACGCTTGCCCTCGCAAAGCAACTGGCGCAGCTTCTTTCCCGCGTTGCGTTTCAATCAATTTGTGCTACGCGCCGGCCTCAGTTGGAACGAAGCGATGCAGCAGTTATATAGCGCCGAGGAGCTCTCGGCCCGCCCATGA
- a CDS encoding M23 family metallopeptidase, whose protein sequence is MKPALLCSALLASLALAACGAAAPAPSATSSPSRVPASPTATPQPSPTASPPPPTADPALLSWPSYPAPTLAPFPLAPDAAATSTPPAAGYPARQAPLALSLYDHFYFTFPVASAHLGLYSPSQRYGVRQEAGQSGEPHLGLDVGMDAGTPVRAAAGGTVVWADYGQTYNSRFFLDDPYGISIVIRHDFGFAGNRIWTVYAHLSETSVLVGQRVEQGEVIALSGNTGLSTGPHLHFEVRSGQNNTSHTSNPELWLAPPQGYGILAGRVGTQRNQVLVNKLVEVRAVGSEQLWTLYTYIANSRILPDPYYKENLVLSNLPAGRYEISIPYQSTWWRAEVEVIPGTVTYFQFRGTDGYSFELPAAAPLVGLPD, encoded by the coding sequence ATGAAACCCGCCCTGCTATGCAGCGCACTGCTGGCCAGCCTGGCATTGGCCGCCTGCGGCGCGGCTGCGCCCGCACCCAGCGCCACCAGCAGCCCCAGCCGCGTGCCGGCCAGCCCCACGGCCACGCCACAGCCAAGCCCCACCGCCAGCCCGCCGCCCCCCACGGCAGACCCAGCCCTGCTGAGTTGGCCGAGCTACCCAGCGCCCACCCTGGCACCCTTCCCCCTGGCGCCCGATGCGGCGGCCACCAGCACTCCGCCAGCGGCAGGCTACCCAGCGCGCCAAGCCCCGCTGGCGCTAAGCCTGTACGACCATTTCTATTTCACGTTCCCGGTGGCCAGCGCCCATTTGGGGCTGTATAGCCCCAGCCAACGCTATGGCGTGCGTCAGGAAGCTGGCCAGTCAGGCGAGCCACACCTCGGTCTGGATGTAGGCATGGATGCCGGCACCCCGGTGCGCGCCGCGGCCGGCGGCACGGTGGTATGGGCCGATTATGGGCAAACCTACAATTCGCGTTTCTTCCTAGATGATCCCTACGGCATCTCGATCGTCATTCGCCATGATTTTGGCTTCGCCGGCAACCGCATCTGGACCGTGTATGCGCACTTAAGCGAAACCAGCGTGCTAGTGGGCCAGCGAGTTGAGCAAGGCGAAGTGATCGCCCTTTCGGGCAATACCGGGCTCTCCACCGGCCCGCATCTGCATTTTGAAGTCCGCAGCGGGCAGAACAACACCAGCCACACTTCAAACCCGGAGCTATGGCTGGCGCCGCCCCAGGGCTATGGCATCTTGGCCGGCCGGGTGGGCACCCAGCGCAATCAAGTATTGGTCAACAAATTGGTGGAAGTACGCGCCGTGGGCAGCGAGCAATTGTGGACGCTGTATACCTACATTGCCAACAGCCGCATCCTGCCTGACCCCTATTACAAAGAGAACCTGGTGCTGAGCAACCTGCCGGCTGGCCGCTATGAGATATCCATTCCCTACCAGTCCACCTGGTGGCGGGCCGAGGTCGAGGTCATCCCCGGCACGGTGACCTACTTTCAATTCCGCGGCACGGATGGCTACTCGTTTGAGCTGCCCGCCGCAGCCCCGCTGGTGGGCCTGCCCGACTAA
- a CDS encoding DnaJ domain-containing protein produces MPGDTRACQNCGFESRSGLNFCPSCGANLNRTEPQNESRNPYQVLQISNNAEVEVILAAYKSLAKKYHPDQNKSSQAETKMRDLNWAYHLLSDPARRKAWDQRNASDQNRREGQGSAFRQQASRQKRGSAQTPDPKPSEHLRRKNKGSNALSILAFLFVLVFLAFVCADTSQPARQTNSSSASSFIAPTSTRIPTARPTSSPVVSYKDPTCLSAFAVTQTYVGRTICVYGVVDKVNQTPEYSTIIRLRNSGTGQNEILFLSQSWVWPDLKRGDCIQATGRVFLTASYMYISLQDLYLSNSC; encoded by the coding sequence ATGCCCGGGGATACAAGAGCCTGTCAAAATTGCGGTTTTGAAAGTCGAAGTGGCCTTAATTTTTGTCCTAGCTGTGGGGCAAATTTAAACAGAACTGAACCACAAAACGAAAGCCGTAACCCATATCAAGTTTTGCAAATATCAAACAATGCTGAGGTAGAAGTTATATTAGCCGCATATAAATCTCTGGCTAAGAAATACCATCCTGATCAAAACAAATCTTCGCAAGCGGAAACTAAGATGCGAGATTTGAATTGGGCATATCATCTGCTGTCTGATCCAGCTCGTCGCAAAGCCTGGGATCAGAGAAATGCTTCTGATCAAAATAGGCGAGAGGGGCAAGGTAGCGCATTTAGGCAGCAGGCTTCGCGACAGAAGAGGGGTAGTGCTCAAACGCCAGACCCTAAGCCGTCAGAACATTTGAGACGAAAGAATAAAGGATCGAATGCCCTAAGTATTCTGGCCTTTCTTTTTGTTCTTGTATTCCTCGCCTTTGTTTGCGCAGATACTAGCCAGCCGGCTCGACAAACGAATTCAAGCTCTGCTTCGAGCTTCATCGCTCCAACTTCAACCCGCATTCCAACTGCTAGGCCAACATCTAGCCCGGTTGTTAGCTATAAGGATCCTACTTGTCTTAGTGCGTTTGCTGTTACTCAAACTTACGTTGGCAGAACAATCTGTGTTTATGGGGTTGTTGATAAAGTGAATCAAACGCCTGAGTACTCAACAATCATCAGATTGAGAAATTCTGGCACTGGTCAAAATGAAATTCTTTTTCTTAGTCAATCTTGGGTGTGGCCTGACTTAAAACGAGGCGATTGTATTCAGGCTACTGGGCGCGTTTTTCTTACAGCTTCCTATATGTACATCTCATTACAAGACTTGTATCTTTCAAACTCTTGCTAA
- the recA gene encoding recombinase RecA: protein MAAENGHNDEKIKVLQKTLGEITKRYGEGSIMRLGEAHGMAIEAIPTSALSLDIALGVGGIPRGRVTEIYGPESSGKTTLCQHIVAEVQKRGGTAAFIDMEHALDPNYAAKCGVDIEKLLVAQPDTGEQALEIAEALVRSGAVDLVVIDSVAALVPRSEIEGDMGDATMGMQARLMSQALRKMSGVIKQTNTAVVFTNQLRQKIGVMFGNPETTTGGMALKFYASVRMDVRRVQSIKTGQDVVGNRTRVRVVKNKVAAPFQVAEFDIMYNEGISKSGDLLDLAVNYEIIAKRGSFYNYGEERLGQGRETAKDYLRDHPEVADVIEQQIREKVLTQEPTGYMETEESAILESEDAELAAVEA from the coding sequence ATGGCTGCTGAAAACGGACACAACGACGAAAAGATCAAGGTTTTGCAGAAGACCCTGGGCGAGATCACCAAACGCTACGGCGAAGGCAGCATCATGCGCCTGGGCGAAGCGCACGGCATGGCGATCGAAGCCATCCCCACCAGCGCCCTCTCGTTGGATATTGCCCTGGGTGTCGGCGGCATTCCGCGTGGCCGCGTCACTGAGATTTACGGGCCGGAATCCTCCGGTAAAACGACGCTGTGCCAGCACATCGTGGCCGAAGTGCAGAAGCGCGGTGGCACGGCCGCTTTCATTGACATGGAGCACGCCCTCGACCCGAACTATGCGGCCAAATGCGGCGTAGATATTGAAAAGCTGCTGGTGGCCCAACCGGACACCGGCGAGCAGGCCCTGGAGATCGCTGAGGCGCTGGTGCGCTCTGGCGCAGTGGACCTGGTGGTGATCGACTCAGTCGCCGCCCTGGTGCCGCGCTCCGAGATCGAAGGCGACATGGGCGATGCGACAATGGGTATGCAGGCCCGCCTGATGTCGCAGGCGCTGCGCAAGATGTCTGGCGTGATCAAGCAGACCAACACGGCAGTGGTATTCACCAACCAGTTGCGCCAGAAGATCGGCGTGATGTTCGGCAACCCGGAAACCACCACCGGCGGTATGGCGCTCAAGTTCTACGCCTCCGTGCGCATGGATGTGCGCCGCGTGCAATCGATCAAGACCGGGCAGGATGTGGTGGGCAACCGCACGCGAGTGCGCGTGGTGAAAAACAAGGTAGCGGCCCCCTTCCAAGTGGCTGAATTTGACATTATGTATAATGAAGGCATCTCCAAGAGTGGAGATTTGCTGGACCTGGCAGTAAATTACGAGATCATTGCCAAGCGCGGCTCCTTCTACAACTATGGCGAAGAGCGCTTGGGCCAGGGCCGTGAAACCGCCAAGGATTACCTGCGCGATCACCCCGAAGTTGCCGATGTCATCGAGCAGCAGATCCGTGAAAAGGTGCTCACGCAGGAACCCACTGGCTACATGGAAACTGAAGAGAGTGCCATCCTTGAATCAGAAGACGCCGAGTTGGCGGCAGTGGAAGCCTAA
- a CDS encoding carbohydrate kinase family protein produces the protein MDVLITGSVAYDYLMTFPGLFKEHLLAEHLEKISLSFLVEKLDRRRGGIAPNIAYTMALLGGTPRVMAAVGEDFADYRAFLKTHGVDTTNMEVIEGTFTASFFATTDRSNAQVASFYPGAMAHASELSLKNVKGGTPQLVIISPNDPAAMQQYVAECQELNIPYVYDPSQQIVRFDGSILRTGVEAAHAMFMNEYEFELVKDKTGMDDQAILSHLEYMVVTLGPKGADIYTKDGKTWVEAVPTDTIVDPTGGGDAFRAGFLTGVSLGLDWETCGRIGSLAATYCLEQAGPQTHHFSPPDFVTRYREHYDDAGKLDGLGQN, from the coding sequence ATGGATGTACTCATCACCGGCTCCGTAGCCTACGATTACCTTATGACCTTCCCAGGGCTCTTCAAAGAGCACCTGCTGGCCGAACACCTCGAGAAGATATCCCTCTCCTTCCTGGTCGAGAAGCTGGACCGCCGCCGCGGCGGTATCGCCCCCAACATCGCCTACACCATGGCACTGCTCGGCGGTACCCCCCGCGTCATGGCTGCCGTGGGCGAAGATTTTGCCGATTACCGCGCCTTCCTTAAGACCCACGGCGTAGACACCACCAATATGGAAGTCATCGAGGGCACTTTCACTGCCTCGTTCTTCGCCACCACAGACCGCTCCAACGCTCAGGTCGCCAGCTTCTACCCCGGCGCCATGGCCCACGCCAGCGAGCTCTCCCTCAAGAACGTCAAAGGTGGCACGCCCCAGCTGGTCATCATCTCTCCCAATGATCCTGCCGCCATGCAGCAATATGTCGCCGAGTGCCAGGAGCTCAACATCCCCTACGTCTACGACCCCAGCCAGCAGATCGTGCGCTTTGACGGCAGCATTCTGCGCACCGGGGTGGAGGCCGCCCACGCCATGTTCATGAACGAGTACGAGTTTGAGCTCGTCAAAGACAAGACCGGTATGGATGATCAGGCCATTCTCTCGCACCTCGAATACATGGTCGTCACCCTCGGCCCGAAGGGCGCCGATATCTACACCAAAGACGGCAAGACCTGGGTCGAGGCCGTGCCCACTGACACCATCGTAGACCCCACCGGCGGCGGTGATGCCTTCCGCGCCGGCTTCCTCACCGGCGTCAGCCTCGGCCTCGATTGGGAGACCTGCGGCCGCATCGGCTCCCTGGCCGCCACTTACTGCCTGGAGCAGGCCGGCCCGCAAACGCACCACTTCTCCCCGCCCGATTTCGTCACCCGCTATCGTGAACACTATGACGATGCGGGCAAGCTGGATGGTTTAGGGCAAAATTGA